A region from the Fusarium musae strain F31 chromosome 1, whole genome shotgun sequence genome encodes:
- a CDS encoding hypothetical protein (EggNog:ENOG41): MNSLKVPESGLQLEGSTGKDASLPPQAFAVTLSDNVIEDMIKCVQNGDGIQLSLGANPTLLFGTKSHAIEPPSDSNPYDLYLTRPFESTRTAEKILYTGSLFEKPSGAASKKLKTGKADNTTDGKTAKSSKSAQSGRDSDIEALQNGLAAHAASREKTRVVDRLPAKKAAIKSKSKLLDSTPRSIPQSPGQVSLGSLTPNPTTSQPLDRAKGDRAMLVHELAVQDRSFDYLAKRWEGKLEDMEPTLRKVADDLDDNNKWSLKKKSWRDLDVWNYDYDTQEVRQKAIDNAVRQYDKQRVTISEPEWDRLLPKEERGTGKSLSRVQAKITKTVSTPSINVEMADGGTTPRDSGDSQDANRPRAAGEAMSRSTSNPLSTKPKKPTAQEAQVKRLLGKSKAKTTASAAPSKPTSKVSSAKASPTKARPTAAPKANGGRVLSQAIISNSDTSEDDAAPIVKPKPKAVPKPAPKMRDTVVAKPRPVVREPMKQQITAKRPREDDDSSSSSGTPLSKRIKPKQPLPAPRLKHRPSDASQNSRGTITSTSIKSKNTSPTKSSPLASSPPTNASDLENEAPAASIVAKKRKVEGFSKGVIKRPAASRFSDDLVQKAQAFKLFYQKYETLHHEISALDNPSSRKLGHLMEMRDRLKTMKMEIYSECPPERN; this comes from the exons ATGAACTCGCTCAAGGTTCCCGAAAGCGGGCTGCAGCTGGAGGGCTCGACTGGCAAGGATGCCAGTCTCCCTCCCCAGGCCTTTGCAGTCACCCTGAGTGACAATGTTATTGAGGACATGATCAAATGCGTCCAGAACGGAGATGGCATTCAACTTTCCCTTGGAGCCAACCCT ACCTTGCTCTTTGGGACCAAATCCCACGCCATTGAGCCACCCTCCGATTCGAACCCATATGATCTTTACCTCACACGGCCTTTCGAATCGACACGAACTGCTGAAAAGATATTATACACTGGCTCTCTGTTTGAAAAGCCATCAGGCGCTGCTTCGAAGAAATTGAAGACTGGCAAGGCTGACAACACCACTGACGGCAAGACCGCAAAGTCTAGCAAGAGCGCCCAATCAGGACGAGATTCTGACATCGAGGCTCTTCAAAATGGACTTGCGGCTCACGCTGCTTCTCGGGAGAA GACTCGCGTGGTCGACCGATTACCAGCTAAGAAGGCAGCTATCAAGAGCAAAAGCAAATTACTCGACTCAACTCCACGATCGATCCCCCAATCACCAGGCCAAGTTTCGCTCGGCTCACTTACACCCAACCCTACGACATCACAGCCCCTTGACCGAGCCAAGGGAGACCGAGCCATGCTGGTGCATGAGCTCGCTGTGCAGGATCGCTCATTTGATTACTTGGCCAAGAGGTGGGAAGGCAAGTTGGAAGACATGGAGCCGACGCTTCGAAAAGttgctgatgatcttgacgaTAACAACAAATGGtcattgaagaagaagtcctGGAGAGACCTCGATGTTTGGAATTATGATTATGATACCCAAGAAGTACGACAGAAGGCGATTGACAACGCTGTTCGACAATATGACAAGCAGAGAGTCACCATCTCAGAGCCAGAGTGGGACAGACTACTACCCAAGGAGGAGCGAGGAACCGGCAAGAGTCTTAGCCGAGTGCAGGCTAAGATTACGAAGACTGTCAGCACGCCGTCAATTAATGTTGAAATGGCGGATGGAGGCACAACGCCTCGAGATAGTGGGGATTCTCAGGACGCCAACCGGCCAAGGGCTGCGGGAGAGGCTATGTCAAGGTCCACCTCAAACCCTCTTTCTACCAAGCCCAAGAAACCCACAGCACAGGAGGCCCAGGTCAAGCGTCTTCTGGGCAaatccaaggccaagacgaCTGCATCAGCTGCACCCTCCAAGCCGACATCCAAGGTCTCTTCCGCTAAAGCATCTCCCACCAAGGCACGGCCCACCGCTGCGCCCAAGGCAAATGGGGGAAGAGTTCTATCGCAGGCCATCATTTCTAACTCGGACACctcagaagatgatgctgctcCTATTGTCAAACCTAAGCCAAAGGCTGTGCCTAAACCGGCACCCAAGATGAGAGACACGGTCGTCGCCAAACCTCGACCCGTGGTAAGGGAGCCAATGAAGCAGCAGATTACGGCCAAGCGACCTCGTGAGGATGACGACTCGAGCTCGAGCTCTGGAACACCACTGTCGAAACgcatcaagcccaagcaaCCTCTTCCTGCCCCCCGACTTAAGCATCGGCCATCGGACGCAAGCCAGAACTCTCGCGGAACGAtaacctcaacctcgataAAGAGCAAGAATACGTCCCCAACGAAGTCTTCTCCCCTGGCATCATCGCCACCCACCAATGCCTCGGATCTGGAGAATGAGGCACCCGCTGCCTCGATTGTTgcgaagaagcgcaaggtcGAAGGTTTCAGCAAGGGTGTCATCAAGCGACCTGCAGCATCAAGGTTTTCCGATGATCTTGTGCAGAAGGCACAGGCGTTCAAGCTTTTTTATCAAAAGTATGAGACGCTGCACCATGAGATTTCAGCGCTGGACAACCCTTCAAGCAGGAAGCTGGGCCATCTGATGGAGATGAGAGACAGACTGAaaacgatgaagatggagatttACAGTGAATGTCCCCCAGAGAGGAACTAA
- a CDS encoding hypothetical protein (EggNog:ENOG41) translates to MAIEALDFPQMWERPSYTQLAGILQSLELSPPIWNHKRRRSEIMEEQESLASQRKAEVTRYLSSIIKSPLSWIDDDNEKEILWTQASKRMSERCGRTAMGEVVRRWPFGEGNDEFELIIREPALTGDSLGFKTWGSSYVLSQHLPRMAETSLFRLFDETLGEPRPDVLELGSGTGLLGLAAAALWKVPVALSDLPNIVPNLRENVAKNTELVNSRGGSLTVGDLTWGGSEDEVDRTLFGQSNQFKIVLAADPMYDDEHPALLASAISDHLALGSDSRAVVMVPRRDATTERLLESFRQAMLDLDTPLFCEEEDELAGQDDWVEDDDAGNVRCWLGVFSRGGSPPSQVGDAAPI, encoded by the exons atggccattgaAGCACTCGATTTCCCCCAAATGTGGGAACGTCCCAGCTACACTCAACTTGCAGGCATTCTCCAGAGTCTCGAACTTAGCCCCCCGATCTGGAACCACAAGCGTCGCCGCTCCGAGATCATGGAGGAGCAAGAATCTCTCGCTAGCCAGCGCAAGGCAGAAGTCACTCGATATCTCTCCTCTATCATCAAGAGCCCTTTATCATGGATCGACGACGAcaatgagaaggagattcTCTGGACGCAGGCAAGCAAGCGCATGTCGGAGCGGTGTGGACGCACGGCTATGGGAGAGGTTGTCCGCAGATGGCCCTTTGGGGAGGGAAATGATGAGTTCGAGCTCATCATTCGAGAACCGGCGCTTACCGGAGATTCTTTGGGTTTCAAGACTTGGGGGTCTTCATATGTACTATCGCAGCATCTTCCTCGCATGGCGGAGACATCACTATTTCGATTATTCGATGAGACGCTGGGTGAACCACGGCCTGACGTCCTCGAACTCGGTTCTGGGACTGGCCTTTTGGGTCTTGCCGCAGCAGCTCTATGGAAAGTCCCCGTAGCGCTCAGCGATCTTCCCAACATTGTTCCAAATCTCAGAGAGAACGTGGCCAAGAACACTGAGCTGGTCAACTCTCGTGGGGGATCACTCACAGTTGGCGATCTCACCTGGGGAGGGAGCGAAGACGAGGTCGACCGGACCCTGTTTGGGCAATCGAATCAGTTCAAG ATTGTCCTCGCGGCTGATCCCATGTACGACGATGAACACCCAGCGCTTCTCGCCTCAGCTATCAGCGACCACCTTGCCCTTGGCTCCGATTCACGCGCTGTCGTCATGGTCCCGCGTCGAGATGCCACCACCGAACGCCTCCTCGAGTCGTTCCGCCAGGCTATGCTTGACCTCGACACCCCCTTGTTttgcgaagaagaggacgaacTTGCGGGGCAGGACGACTGggttgaggacgatgacgcGGGCAATGTGCGGTGCTGGCTGGGTGTCTTTAGCCGTGGTGGCTCACCGCCGTCTCAAGTCGGTGATGCAGCACCCATATAG
- a CDS encoding hypothetical protein (EggNog:ENOG41): MDMPLSNFSQLSDFVYPQQVSHIEEHKQEEYYETSRRDDVAPVYCEEYFEPAQQASGQSEPQATQDQDEETSEQKISQDRRQSAASGTSGDSNEHKAAKAGSSHDPKN; the protein is encoded by the coding sequence ATGGATATGCCCCTATCCAACTTTTCTCAGCTTTCCGACTTCGTGTATCCTCAGCAGGTATCACACATTGAAGAGCATAAGCAGGAGGAGTATTATGAGACGTCCAGACGGGATGATGTCGCCCCGGTGTATTGTGAAGAGTACTTCGAACCAGCTCAGCAAGCGTCTGGACAAAGCGAGCCGCAAGCCACCCAAGATCAGGATGAGGAAACTTCAGAGCAGAAGATTTCACAAGATCGTAGGCAATCTGCTGCTTCGGGTACTTCTGGCGACAGCAATGAGCACAAAGCTGCCAAAGCAGGGTCCTCACACGACCCCAAGAACTAG